Proteins from a genomic interval of Scomber scombrus chromosome 11, fScoSco1.1, whole genome shotgun sequence:
- the LOC133990277 gene encoding myosin-7-like isoform X1 codes for MGDALMAEFGPAASFLRKSDMERLEAQTRQFDIRKECFVPDAEVEFVKATISSRDGDRVTAETEFGKTVTVKECDVNPQNPPKFDKIEDMAMFTFLHEPAVLFNLKERYAAWMIYTYSGLFCVTVNPYKWLPVYNQEVVNAYRGKKRSEAPPHIFSISDNAYQYMLSDRENQSILITGESGAGKTVNTKRVIQYFASIAAPVGLKKDQAAEKKGTLEDQIIQCNPALEAFGNAKTIRNDNSSRFGKFIRIHFDNRGKLASADIETYLLEKSRVTYQLKAERDYHIFYQILSQQKPELLEMLLITNNPYDYAFISQGETQVTSINDCDELVATDEAFDVLGFTQEEKNSIYKLVGAVMHYGNMKFKQKQREEQAESDGTEDVDKSAYLMCLNSADLIKALCHPRVKVGNEWVTKGQNVNQVYYAVSALSKSIYEKMFLWMVVRINQQLDTKQPRQYFIGVLDIAGFEIFDFNTFEQLCINFTNEKLQQFFNHHMFVLEQEEYKKEGIEWTFIDFGMDLQACIDLIEKPMGIMSILEEECMFPKASDTTFKSKLYDNHLGKSNNFQKPRIVKGKPEAHFALVHYAGTVDYNINNWLVKNKDPLNETVVGLYQKSTLKLLATLFANYAGADSGLFQETGGKGKEKKKKGSSFQTVSALHRENLHKLMTNLRSTHPHFVRCIIPNESKTPGAMENPLVMHQLRCNGVLEGIRICRKGFPNRILYADFKQRYRILNPSSIPEGQFIDNKKASEKLLGSLELDHNQYRLGHTKVFFKAGLLGLLEEMRDDRLALIITGIQARSRGVLARIEFQKIVERRDSLLVIQWNVRSFMGVKNWPWMKMFFKIKPLLRSAETEKEMANMKEEFLKLKEAYAKSEARRKELEEKMVSILQEKNDLQLQVQTEQDNLCDAEERCEGLIKNKIQQEAKLKELTERLEDEEEMNSELTAKKRKLEDECSELKKDIDDLELTLAKVEKEKHATENKVKNLTEEMAALEEMIAKLTKEKKALQEAHQQTLDDLQSEEDKVNTLTKAKTKLEQQVDDLEGSLEQEKKVRMDLERAKRKLEGDLKLAQESIMDLENDKQQLEERLKKKDFEMSQINGKLEDEQAMNAQLQKKLKELQARIEELEEELEAERAARAKVEKQRADLSRELEEISERLEEAGGATAAQIEMNKKREAEFQKLRRDLEEATLQHEATAATLRKKQADSVADLGEQIDNLQRVKQKLEKEKSELRLELDDVVSNMEQIVKSKNNLEKMCRTLEDQMNEYKTKSEEGQRTINDFNMQRAKLQTENGELARQLEEKDSLVSQLTRGKQSYTQQLEDLKRQLEEEVKAKNALAHAVQSSRHDCELLREQYEEEQEAKAELQRGMSKANSEVAQWRTKYETDAIQRTEELEDAKKKLAQRLQDAEEAVEAVNAKCSSLEKTKHRLQNEIEDLMVDVERSNAAATALDKKQRNFDKVLSEWKQKYEESQTELESSQKEARSLSTELFKLKNSYEESIEHLETLKRENKNLQEEISDLTEQIGEGGKSIHELEKIRKQLEQEKSDIQTALEEAEATLEHEEGKILRAQLEFNQIKADIERKLTEKDEEMEQAKRNQQRVVDTLQSSLESESRSRNEALRLKKKMEGDLNEMEIQLSQANRQAAEAQKQLKSIHTHLKDSQLHLDDSLRANDDLKENIAIVERRNNLLQAEVEELRSGLEQTERGRKLAEQELLDVSERVQLLHSQNTSLLNQKKKLESDTAQFQTEVEDALQECRNAEEKAKKAITDAAMMAEELKKEQDTSAHLERMKKNMEQTIKDLQHRLDEAEQIAMKGGKKQVQKLETRIRELETEVENEQRKSSDAVKGVRKYERRIKELTYQTEEDRKNLARLQDLVDKLQLKVKSYKRTAEEAEEQSNSNLTKFRKLQHEFDEAEERADIAESQVNKMRTKSRDVGPKKGFDEE; via the exons ATGGGTGACGCTCTTATGGCAGAGTTTGGGCCTGCTGCTTCTTTTCTAAGAAAGTCAGACATGGAGCGTCTAGAAGCCCAAACTCGTCAATTTGACATAAGGAAGGAGTGCTTTGTTCCTGATGCTGAGGTTGAATTCGTCAAAGCAACCATCAGTAGTCGTGATGGTGACAGAGTCACTGCAGAGACTGAGTTTGGAAAG ACTGTCACAGTGAAGGAGTGCGATGTAAACCCTCAGAACCCGCCAAAGTTTGATAAAATTGAAGACATGGCGATGTTCACCTTCCTCCATGAGCCAGCTGTGCTGTTTAACCTCAAAGAGCGTTACGCAGCATGGATGATCTAT ACCTACTCTGGGCTCTTCTGTGTGACTGTTAACCCCTACAAGTGGCTGCCAGTCTACAACCAAGAGGTGGTTAATGcctacagaggaaagaagaggagtgaAGCTCCTCCTCACatcttctccatctctgacaATGCCTACCAATACATGTTGTCAG ACAGAGAAAACCAGTCAATCCTTATCAC cGGAGAATCTGGCGCTGGAAAGACTGTCAACACAAAGCGTGTCATTCAGTACTTTGCCAGCATTGCTGCTCCAGTGGGTTTGAAGAAAGATCAAGCTGCAGAGAAGAAG GGCACCCTGGAGGATCAAATCATTCAGTGTAACCCTGCTCTGGAGGCCTTTGGTAATGCCAAGACCATCAGGAATGACAACTCTTCCAGAttt GGTAAATTCATCAGAATTCATTTTGACAACCGAGGAAAGCTGGCCTCTGCTGATATTGAGACTT ACCTCCTGGAAAAGTCCCGTGTGACTTACCAGCTCAAAGCTGAGAGAGACTACCACATTTTCTACCAGATCTTGTCACAGCAAAAGCCTGAACTTCTgg AAATGTTGCTTATTACCAACAACCCCTACGACTACGCTTTCATCTCTCAAGGAGAGACACAAGTAACCTCCATCAATGATTGTGATGAGCTGGTGGCCACTGAT GAAGCCTTTGATGTGCTGGGCTTCACTCAGGAAGAGAAGAACAGTATTTACAAGTTGGTTGGTGCCGTCATGCATTATGGTAACATGAAGTTTAAGCAGAAGCAGCGAGAGGAGCAGGCAGAGTCTGATGGCACTGAAG ATGTTGACAAATCAGCTTATCTGATGTGCCTGAACTCTGCTGACCTCATCAAAGCTCTCTGTCATCCAAGAGTCAAAGTAGGAAATGAGTGGGTCACCAAGGGACAAAATGTTAATCAG GTCTACTATGCTGTTAGTGCACTGTCTAAGTCAATTTATGAGAAGATGTTTCTGTGGATGGTAGTCCGTATCAACCAACAGCTGGACACTAAGCAGCCTCGCCAGTACTTCATTGGTGTACTGGACATTGCTGGATTTGAGATCTTTGAT TTCAACACCTTTGAGCAGCTGTGCATCAACTTCACCAATGAAAAACTGCAACAGTTTTTCAACCACCACATGTTTGTGCTGGAGCAGGAAGAGTACAAGAAAGAGGGCATTGAATGGACCTTCATTGATTTTGGTATGGACTTGCAGGCCTGTATTGACCTGATTGAAAAG cccATGGGTATCATGTCCATCCTTGAAGAGGAGTGCATGTTTCCCAAAGCCAGTGATACCACCTTTAAATCTAAACTCTATGACAACCACCTGGGAAAATCCAACAACTTCCAGAAGCCAAGAATTGTGAAAGGGAAACCAGAAGCTCATTTTGCCCTGGTCCACTACGCTGGAACTGTTGACTATAATATCAACAACTGGCTGGTGAAGAACAAGGATCCTCTGAATGAGACTGTTGTCGGACTGTACCAGAAATCTACTCTTAAGCTTCTTGCAACACTCTTTGCAAATTATGCTGGAGCTGACTCAggtttgt TTCAAGAGACTGGCGGCAagggcaaagaaaaaaagaaaaaaggttcaTCATTCCAAACTGTATCAGCCTTGCATAGG GAGAACCTGCACAAGCTGATGACCAACCTGAGGTCTACTCACCCCCACTTTGTACGCTGCATCATCCCCAATGAGTCCAAGACTCCTGGGGCCATGGAGAACCCTCTGGTCATGCACCAGCTGCGCTGTAACGGTGTGCTGGAGGGCATCAGGATCTGCAGAAAGGGCTTCCCCAACAGGATTCTCTATGCAGATTTCAAACAGAG ATACCGCATTTTGAACCCTAGTTCTATCCCTGAGGGACAGTTCATTGATAACAAGAAAGCATCAGAGAAGCTTTTGGGCTCCTTGGAATTAGACCATAACCAGTACAGACTGGGGCACACCAAG GTATTCTTCAAAGCTGGTCTCCTTGGTCTACTGGAAGAGATGCGAGATGACCGTTTAGCTCTAATCATCACAGGGATCCAGGCAAGGTCACGAGGTGTTCTGGCAAGAATAGAATTCCAGAAGATTGTGGAACGCAG GGATTCACTACTTGTGATCCAGTGGAACGTCCGTTCCTTCATGGGGGTCAAGAATTGGCCCTGGATGAAGATGTTTTTCAAGATCAAACCTCTGCTGAGGTCAGCGGAGACTGAGAAGGAGATGGCCAACATGAAAGAAGAATTCCTGAAGTTGAAAGAAGCTTATGCAAAGTCTGAAGCTCGTAGGAAGGAACTAGAGGAGAAAATGGTCTCTATTCTCCAAGAAAAGAATGACCTGCAGCTCCAAGTTCAAACT GAGCAAGATAATCTGTGTGATGCTGAAGAAAGATGCGAGGGTCTGATCAAGAACAAGATTCAGCAGGAGGCAAAACTCAAAGAGCTGACAGAAAGactggaggatgaggaggagatgaaTTCAGAACTCACTGCTAAGAAGAGGAAGTTGGAGGACGAGTGctctgagctgaagaaagaTATCGATGACTTAGAGTTAACCCTGGCTAAAGTGGAAAAAGAGAAGCATGCCACCGAAAACAAG GTAAAAAACCTGACTGAGGAAATGGCTGCTTTGGAGGAAATGATTGCCAAGTTGACCAAGGAAAAGAAAGCCTTACAGGAAGCTCATCAGCAAACGCTGGATGACCTGCAGAGTGAAGAAGACAAAGTCAACACTCTGACCAAAGCCAAGACTAAGCTGGAGCAACAAGTGGATGAT CTTGAAGGGTCCCTAGAGCAAGAGAAGAAAGTGCGTATGGACCTTGAGAGAGCAAAGCGGAAGCTTGAAGGAGACCTGAAGTTAGCTCAAGAGAGTATCATGGACCTTGAAAATGACAAGCAGCAACTTGAAGAGAGGCTgaaaaa GAAAGATTTTGAAATGAGCCAAATCAATGGCAAACTAGAGGATGAACAGGCGATGAACGCCCAGCTCCAGAAAAAACTGAAGGAGTTGCAg GCCCGAATCGAAGAGCTGGAAGAAGAGCTTGAGGCAGAGCGAGCTGCCCGAGCCAAGGTGGAAAAGCAGAGAGCTGACTTGTCcagagagctggaggagatCAGCGAGAGGCTGGAGGAGGCTGGTGGAGCAACCGCTGCTCAGATTGAGATGAACAAGAAGAGGGAGGCTGAGTTCCAGAAACTCCGCAGAGACCTTGAAGAGGCCACTCTGCAGCATGAAGCCACTGCTGCTACCCTGAGGAAGAAACAAGCTGACAGTGTTGCTGACCTCGGGGAGCAGATTGACAACCTGCAGAGAGTCAAGCAGAAactggagaaagagaagagtgaGCTCAGACTGGAACTGGATGATGTCGTTTCCAATATGGAACAAATTGTGAAGTCTAAG AATAATTTGGAGAAAATGTGCAGGACTCTGGAAGACCAGATGaatgaatacaaaacaaaatcagagGAAGGACAGCGTACCATTAATGACTTCAACATGCAGAGAGCAAAGCTTCAAACTGAGAATG gTGAACTTGCAAGGCAGCTTGAAGAAAAGGATTCCCTGGTGTCTCAACTCACCAGAGGAAAACAGTCCTATACTCAACAACTTGAGGACCTTAAAAGACAACTGGAGGAAGAAGTCAAG GCCAAGAATGCATTAGCTCATGCAGTGCAGTCCTCTCGTCATGACTGTGAACTGCTCAGGGAGCAAtatgaggaggagcaggaggccaAGGCTGAACTGCAGCGTGGCATGTCCAAGGCCAACTCTGAGGTGGCTCAGTGGAGAACTAAGTACGAAACTGATGCCATCCAGAGGACCGAAGAACTGGAGGATGCCAA AAAGAAGCTGGCTCAGCGTCTGCAGGATGCTGAGGAGGCGGTTGAAGCAGTGAATGCTAAATGTTCTTCTCTGGAGAAGACCAAACACAGACTGCAGAATGAGATTGAAGATCTCATGGTGGATGTAGAGAGGTctaatgctgctgctactgctctAGACAAGAAGCAAAGAAACTTTGataag GTTTTGTCAGAATGGAAACAGAAGTATGAAGAGTCTCAAACAGAGCTGGAGAGCTCTCAGAAGGAAGCCAGGTCTTTGAGCACCGAGCTCTTCAAACTGAAGAACTCTTATGAGGAATCTATTGAGCATCTGGAGACCttgaagagagagaacaagaactTACAAG AAGAAATATCTGACCTCACTGAACAAATTGGTGAGGGTGGAAAGAGTATTCATGAGCTTGAGAAGATTCGAAAGCAGCTGGAACAAGAGAAGTCTGACATACAAACAGCTCTGGAAGAGGCAGAG GCTACTTTGGAAcacgaggaaggaaagattCTCAGAGCCCAGCTCGAGTTCAATCAGATCAAGGCTGACATTGAGCGCAAGCTGACCgagaaagatgaagagatgGAGCAAGCAAAGAGAAACCAACAACGCGTTGTCGATACTCTTCAGAGCTCTCTTGAGTCCGAGTCTCGCAGCAGGAATGAGGCCCTCcgtttgaaaaagaaaatggaggGAGACCTCAATGAGATGGAGATCCAGCTTAGCCAGGCCAACAGGCAGGCAGCTGAGGCCCAGAAACAACTTAAATCTATACATACACATCTGAAG GATTCCCAGCTCCACCTTGATGACTCTCTTCGAGCCAATGATGATCTGAAGGAAAACATTGCAATTGTTGAGAGACGCAACAATCTGCTTCAGGCTGAGGTGGAGGAACTCAGGTCTGGTCTTGAACAAACTGAGAGAGGTCGCAAACTTGCTGAGCAAGAGCTGCTGGATGTTAGTGAGAGGGTGCAGCTACTGCACTCACAG AACACAAGTTTGCTAAACCAAAAGAAGAAACTGGAGTCTGACACAGCCCAGTTTCAGACAGAAGTAGAAGATGCATTGCAGGAGTGCAGAAATGCTGAAGAGAAGGCCAAGAAGGCCATTACTGATGCTGCCATGATGgcagaggagctgaagaagGAACAAGACACCAGTGCTCACCTTGAGCGTATGAAGAAGAACATGGAGCAAACCATCAAAGACCTGCAGCACCGTCTGGATGAAGCTGAACAGATTGCCATGAAGGGAGGCAAGAAGCAAGTGCAGAAGCTTGAGACCAGA ATCAGAGAACTGGAAACTGAGGTAGAGAATGAACAAAGAAAGTCCAGTGATGCTGTCAAGGGTGTACGAAAATATGAGAGACGAATCAAAGAATTGACCTATCAA acagaagAGGATCGTAAGAATCTTGCCCGTCTGCAAGATCTGGTAGACAAGCTACAACTCAAAGTCAAATCATACAAGAGAACTGCAGAGGAGGCT GAGGAACAGTCCAATAGTAATCTCACCAAGTTCCGTAAACTTCAACATGAGTTTGATGAAGCTGAAGAGAGAGCTGACATTGCTGAGTCTCAGGTCAACAAGATGCGCACCAAGAGCCGTGATGTGGGGCCAAAG aAGGGATTTGATGAAGAGTGA